In the Glycine max cultivar Williams 82 chromosome 19, Glycine_max_v4.0, whole genome shotgun sequence genome, GAGATCTTTGGCAATATTttcagaaaaaagaaggaattaGAGGCCAAAATTAAACAGGTACACGAGATTCTTGATGTAAATGTCATTTCTGATATGGTAAACTTGAAAAGACCTTAGCTTAGGAAGAGATCCTCTAGTTCCAAATAGGGTGAAGCTAGGTAATAAAAAACCAAGTTTTTTTATACCCAAACTCTTATTAGGTGACAGAGAAATAAGGTGAAAGGTCTCTTTATTGATGGCACCTGGTGCACAGACCCTTAACTTTTACAAACTGAAGCTCAGTCCTTTTTTAAGAGTTAGTTTAGCACAAATAAGCCTTGTTTTCCCCAGTGCTTGAAGCTAGATAATATTTCCCCTATCAGCAGAGACATGCTTATAGACCTTATTAAACTTGTCTCAAGGACTGAATTGAAACAAATGGTGTTTGCTATGAGTCCCTATAAGGCCCCTAGCCCAGATGgttttcaacttttttctaCATGACATATTACGACGTTGTGGGTGATGAAGTTTGTAACTCGATTACTCTAGCTTTCTCCATTGCCACTTTCCCTCAACAACAGGCTAAGACCTTGATTGTTCCAATCCCTAAAGTGGATACTACTACCATGAATGAGTTCAGGCCTATAAGTCTTTGCAATGTcttgtttaaatttatatctAAGGTGTTGGTTCAAAGACTTCGCCCCCACATGGATTCTATTATTGGCCTACTATAGAGTATCTTTAAACCAGGCAGAAGCACAACTGACAATGCAATTATAACTTATGAGATTGTTCATCACATGCACAAGAAGAAAGGGAAGTTaggttatcttttttttaaaattgacttTAAAAAAGTGCATGATAGGGTAAATTGGGATATCTTGAGGGCTACTCTGATGGAATTTGGGTTCCCCTACTAGACGATCAGTCTCATTATGAATTGTACTTGCTCAACTTCTTTGGCCTTGAAGTGGAACAATGAAATGCTTGACAACTTCAAGCCTAATAGAGGATTGCATCAGGGAAACCCACTTTCATCGTACATGTTTCTGTTATGTATGGAGAAATTAGCTTTGCTTATTCAGGCGAAGGTTAGCGAGGGTACTTGGCAACCAATGAAAACATCAGTGAGGGGGCCAAAGGTTTCCCACTTGTTCTTTGCAAATGATTGCCTACTTTTTGTCAAAGCAACTAATGCTCAAGTGAGACTTGTCAAGGaggttttttggatttttttgcaAGGCCTCAGGTTTAAAGGTTAATGCCTAGAAATCCACCTTTTATGCCTCCTCCAATGTTAAGAGACAGAAGATTACCAGGTTTGCCTCTATTCTTCAGTTTTGTCACACTACCAATATGGGTAAATACCTAGGGTTTCCTTTGTTGAAAGGAAGAGTTCATAATAGAGATTTTTCTCATATTATAGACATAGTGAATAGCAAATTAGCTAGGTGGAAGACTAAATTACCAAATAAGGCGGGCATGCTGACTTTAGCCAAATCCGTCTTATCTGCTATCCCTACCTATACTATGCAGAACTTGTGGATTCTTAAAGGCATATGTAATCGCATTGATGTAGCCGTTAGGAACTTTATTTGGGATAAACCTTCTACGCATTGGGTAGGGTGGGACAAAATCACCTAGCCTAAAAGCAAAGGAGGACTTGGCATACGCAAATCCCGAGAGGCCAACATCTCTTTACTTGGGAAACATGTTTAGTCTTTGATGCATCATCTAAAGAAGTTGTGGGTCAAAATTCTTACAGATAAATATATGAATGGGTTGATGATTATGAATGGCCATGTTAAGCCATGTTCTTCCTATATATAGCATTCACTGATGAAAGCTTATGATCGACTAGAAGATGGATTCAAGTTTAGACTTGGGCAAGGAGAGGTGTCGTTGTTCTATGAGAAGTGGTTTGATGGGGACCTTCTTTGTTAGTATCTAGAAGAGGTGCATGAAATGGACATCCATCTTAGAATCAACGATGTGTCATGGGATAACAAATGGCATTAGGAGCTTGTTCGAACATCATTGCTTGCTGCTATACTTTTGAACATCATTCTAGATAGCCATACAAAGGATAAACTGATATGAGGTCACTTAAGTTCTGGAGAATATTTGACCAAATATGCCTTTCAGTGCTTAATCCATGAGCCTAACGTTCATAGTGCCTCTCTAGGAGAGTGGTCGTGCGTTTGGAAGTCCAACATactagaaaacataaaaattttcCTTTGGCTTGCCATGCATGGCAACCTTCCTACAAACTTTTTCTGCTTTAAGCAACATTTATCTATTGTTTCTTCTTGTTGGAGGTATGGCTACACAGAAGAAGACTTCATTCACTTAATCAGAGACTTTCCTCAAGCTTTGGTTATTTGGAAGCATTTCCACCTAGACTCGGACATCAACTTCTGGTGTAATGATGTTAAAACCTGGATTCTTTATCAGCTAAGAAGTAACTAGTCGTGTTGTCCATGTGCATATGTTGGTATGTCTGGCGGGCTAGGAATGCACAAGCTATTCAAGGATATGTTTGGATGACTTGGTACATAGCTAACTAGATTCAAGTGCACAAGGAGATTATCTCGGCAGCAACTACCTCAACAACCCCTGCGCCACCTAGAGAAGTTGTTTGGAAGCCACCCACTAATGCAACTTTGAATCTGAATATGGATGGTAGCGCAATAGGGAACCCGGGACCTTCTGGATTTAGAGGGCTTATTAGGAACAACATTGGAGATTGGATCATAGGTTTTGTTGGTCACTATGGATATGCTACGAACCTCTTCGCCGAGCTCACGACCATTCATCAAGGATTACAATTGATATGGAGATTTGGACACCATGATGTTGTTTGCGAATCAGATTGCAAGACAACTCTTCATCTGATTTGTGATGCAAATACTGGGTATCATCCTTATACTACTATTATTAACAAGATCAAGGACTACAGGTCTAAACCACGAAGACTTCACTTTTGCCACATTTTGCGGGAAGGTAACAAATGCGTTGGTGCATTAGCTATGATAGAATTATCTCATGAAGATAACTTTGTTCAATGGGATACTCCCCCTCACTAGCTTCACTCCTTACTGTTAGCGGATGTTGTTGGGATTGTTTACATTAGATTGTAGTtgcctttattttctttccacATCAAAAAAACAAGTACACATAACTAAAGTGATATATTACCTCTATTGTTGGTGGAATCTAATTCTTGGAACAAACTATTGATTGAAGGTTCAACATCTTAGTTTAGGTTTTGATTTTGAGTAATTTACATGCCAAAACATGTTTAATGGGTATGACATTGTATTG is a window encoding:
- the LOC102666987 gene encoding uncharacterized protein produces the protein MDGSAIGNPGPSGFRGLIRNNIGDWIIGFVGHYGYATNLFAELTTIHQGLQLIWRFGHHDVVCESDCKTTLHLICDANTGYHPYTTIINKIKDYRSKPRRLHFCHILREGNKCVGALAMIELSHEDNFVQWDTPPH